The segment aagtttaatgataaaattttatcatttcagcaaaccttgggtgggaataagtcttttggccttgttttATGGTAGAGTATAGTCTGTTTGACATGGGGCACAAGGCTATTTGCCCATTTTCAGttgaaaatcaataaattgataTACGATAAAAGGTCTTACTATCATACTCGCGATCTTATAATCACTACACCAGATTTTGATATAATCTCAAACCCAACTCTTACTATTGGGGGATCTCGAACTATTAGcaataaagataaaagatagCTATCAATCAATTAGAAAGTGAGAAGGGAAAGTCttgaaagattgaaaatataagagctgaatcattattataatttataaaattgataagtgttgttttaataatttaggtAAGGGGTTGATCTTAAGAAGATGATATTATAAAGTAAGGTTATCTTCTCTTGAGGCATCATTGGTCCTCTTACCTATCATTACACTTTCTAATTAAAGTTTTGCACGAAAGAAATCCTGCCTCTTTAGTCTAAAGAATTTGGGAAAACGATATGACTTTTGTCCTGATGATAACctcatttcaataattttaatggaGACTATGATTCAAATCATTCAACTGAATAAACCGAAAGGTTTGGTACTTGATGCATACCATACCTAtacttcaaatttttctttgacCATCTCAtgaacaacaacaataataccCATAACAACTTAGTTTTGTGTTTATTGTTCACGGAATAAAAGATTtcgataatttttattattaataatagtatgatagataatataagagataatttattattatttttattttatatattaaaaatatgagtaatattatacctACCCACTTTAAGTAGTACATAAATAGGTGTATACTTATATAtgggtattactttatctttaattcaaaatcaattaatcatatgataatacatataaatatatgctCAAAAGTAAGTACGTATAGTTCTATtataaaaagattatcaaaataatctatacttattaaatttttaggagggaaatactcttatttttaattaatatatcaaataacgtaaacaaatattttataataattatatataaaagtatttaaataaaataatattttagtattattttattacgttcaaccaaacataataattatataaatctatctatttttatcaaatataataataatttatacgtagtaatattttagataatttatttttataataatttttattttttaataaaagattaagcAAACTGTACGCATCCTTAAATTATTCCCACATGATTCATTAAATTCATTGAAAGTGCAAATTATAACTTCATGTCTGAGgtagaaaagaaaatcaatccATAAATGGAATTGAGATTGAACATATGGGAAAATGAATGGTTGGCTGGTGATAACTTGGTAATAGAATttctaaaattgaattgattagTAGAAATGGGTGTAACTTGAGGGAATGATGATGACTAATGATGACATGGGTACCATAGAAAGGAGTAGGGACTAGTGATTACAGAGATAATTAAGCAAACAAGCActattattaattgataatgatGAATGGAAAGGAAAATAGGAAAGAATAGAGATCAATCTTGTAGATCATTCAAATGATAATTTAgatgataataaaagatatttaatttataaaagaatttatttttgacttatttgatataatggttatgaattaaattattgaatctaaaattttagatatttgattgatccaacctaaacaaaaaacaaaaaataatccaTTTTGGGTGAGAAtgctctttaaaaaaaaaaatcagtgtTGGAGATTCTGCTTTGTTTGTTTATGAAAGAGACAAGGCGTTAATGACAGATTGGAGTGTGATATGCACAATCATCAAAGGGTGATTGAAGCCCACaaggggcaaaaagagatagcAAGTGGGCCATTCCAGTTTTTCTGGGGAGGAGCCTCTGGCTCAGCTACCCTACTGCCACCATAATCTTACAATAATAGAGTCACTGAAAACAGCCTTTTTGATTTGACTATACAGTGCCTCAAACAGACACCCCTTGGTATCAGAATCAATCCAACTACACTTTGGCTTCATCCTCAACCCCCTGTTCATTTCTTGTATACATCTCATCTCATGTCAATTATTAAGCCATGGTGGACCCTTTTGCTGCCTTTAATACTACTGCATAAAACAGAATCATATGGCTGGGACTGAGATATAGATGATGAAAATTTGTAAATGCAAGAAGACAGAAAATCTCAGCTGACATATAAGGAGATGATATGTTTACTTAGGACAGAGGAGGAGGATGGATTTGCTTTGGCAGAAAAATCTATGGTACCAAGTGGGTAGGCCACTGCTAAGTTAACTGTCTTTGTGTATGTCTCTTTTATAATACAAGCAACCATGGAATAAAATAAGATTGGGACCCGTCATAGACAATTGGTCCCATTGACATCAAAATGAAAGCAATATCAGATGGCACTCACCATCTCAATTCAGCTCCCAGGTACTtattatatcaacaaaactatgCATTAACTAGCTTATTTGTCAAGACAGAACAAGGGCATTGTTGGATTTTAGAGCGCATTGTTAAGGCCTAAGGGCACAAGTGAAACAAGCCACACAAATGAACAAATggcatatatataaatatatatatattactagcTGGGAAATTCCGGGTTTACCGGATCCTGTCCTTCGAGACTCTGCCAAAACTTGAGAAAGAGAGAGGTGGGATCcaaagttttcttcttctttacttCAACCTActtttaattacatttattcAATATTCATGAACAACCCATTAGTTcttttactttgaattaacATCTTATAGATTAAAATACAGAAAAGTGGAATCTAAAACTCACTAGTTACTAACAAAGAGAATACCAATATAAAAATGGAAAGAAGCTTCTTTAATTCATGCAATACATCTAAAATGGGTCCCCATCCATCTATATCCTTCATccttcccaattttttttttttttccttttcttttttgctttataGAAAGTAGAAGAAAGATGTTTTAGAGggaaaataagaaagaagatATCAGCAAAATAggtgttaaaaataataaaaatattgatagtaataataattataaagcaAACTGCTAATACAGTTACCTAAAAATACACACAGTGATAATGTTGAAGAAGCCTATTGGCTTCTCTAAGACCACTAAAATAGGCACCATGAGTTGTAGAATAATGAGTTCTATGAGTGGCCTCTCCTGCAAAGAGTATTTGAAGTGGAGGAACAATAGCAGTAGACTCACAGCTGCTGCTAATTTCTGGCAATGGCTTTGCCATGATATCAAAATCTTCACCACTTGAGCCAACTGCAACGTAGCTATATGATCCAAGGAACAAAGGGTCATTGCCCCATTTAGTGCTTAAAACTTTTGTGAATTTCACTTCACTGCTTTCCACATGGTTCACATTATTATTCCCATTGCATAATTGATGGGAATTGGATTCCTCTTTCTTGTGGGGTTGTGACAGGAAGCTGGAGATTATTGTTGAAACTCCATCAATGATCTCTTCATCACTCAGTGATTCAAGCTCAAGAGCTTCTTCCCCTGCAAACCAAGATAGTAACACACTTGATTTCTTGTAAATTGGACACAGAGAAGCCGTCCTTCTCATCCACCAAGGGATCTTTTCATTCCTCAGCTCATAGTCTGATCTATGAAAAGCCATATGCAGGAATGGGAAGTTGCTGCTGCCTTTGCtgaaaatatcacattcatTTGATGGACTCACCTGTAGAAACAGCTTGTTAACAACACCATAACCCAGTCTTGATATTGCCTCAGTCTTAAAAGATGGAAGAGGAGGGTTGAACTTGAACATGCTTGAATCTTGCCGAATTCCAGCTTTTAGTACCCCCAATGAAACTGTGACAATAACATGATCGGCTAGCATTGTGGATCCATCAGAGAAATGCAGTTTTACAGGCCTTAAAGTGTAGCCATTTTCCATCTGTCTTGACTTGTATCCTTCTGGTTGCCACTCGATGGTTGAAACTTTTCGGCCTAAATGGATCAAACCTGGAGGAAGAACAGAAGCTAGATGTCTGATTATGCTCATGTATCCTTTAGCAATGGTGATTTCTTCATCTGGGAACATTTG is part of the Mangifera indica cultivar Alphonso chromosome 13, CATAS_Mindica_2.1, whole genome shotgun sequence genome and harbors:
- the LOC123195004 gene encoding probable polyamine oxidase 5, producing the protein MAKKPRIVIIGAGMAGLTAANKLYTCESSKELFELCVVEGGTRIGGRINTSEFGGDRIEMGATWIHGIGGSPIYKISQEIHSLESQQPWECMDGFSTETKTMAEGGFVLNPSIVDPVSKLFDSLMDFAQGKLNEPSTCEKNDFYNLAVKAFKLCTSNGKPSELSVGSFLRQGLNSYWDSVKDQEEVKGDGSWSRKLLEEAVFAMHENTQRTYTSAGDLFTLDFNAEREYQMFPDEEITIAKGYMSIIRHLASVLPPGLIHLGRKVSTIEWQPEGYKSRQMENGYTLRPVKLHFSDGSTMLADHVIVTVSLGVLKAGIRQDSSMFKFNPPLPSFKTEAISRLGYGVVNKLFLQVSPSNECDIFSKGSSNFPFLHMAFHRSDYELRNEKIPWWMRRTASLCPIYKKSSVLLSWFAGEEALELESLSDEEIIDGVSTIISSFLSQPHKKEESNSHQLCNGNNNVNHVESSEVKFTKVLSTKWGNDPLFLGSYSYVAVGSSGEDFDIMAKPLPEISSSCESTAIVPPLQILFAGEATHRTHYSTTHGAYFSGLREANRLLQHYHCVYF